A window from Mesorhizobium sp. WSM2240 encodes these proteins:
- a CDS encoding VCBS repeat-containing protein produces MLKLLCTVTLAAVLVAEQASAQTADVDQAAEVEQTEIGVVPSVGGCPVDPAPEIIEIREADPAADKVKHDEMRQLLFDTAQKANTTILLGPNVVLDFSDAPGLVPVSFGPCVTLKSVASFPPRPTGTILSRTAPAFAKRLGPGDVIDLSDLVLEQPRPELPVGSARTPSSPGPLLKFGKHGRDVASSFLSIRCDEGDDTPSDHVRLSGFRVEGPSRGQQTVDQFGIFIFRCLDIEIANMEVAGWGGAAIRVLDGGGHGPGQEPPSNRPGDRIGRPEQVRILNNYIHHNQHESSEENDGDSNPFTQHAAGYGVDVHHGAWAQITENLFDFNRHAIASSGHAGGYDATRNLVLKGGGYHGRMFNTWTHIFDIHGTGCIAYSCGQAAVQSWFTDNAFQYRNDNAIKIRGKPHVAAYIRGNVFPHEGLEDDWGDDAIALQTTQNVHIGSGNIIETDTYGRYGVCDFDADGVDDLFLASRAGFWFSSFGEFPWVYLGPQKDKLGDIRLGYFDADQRCDVLAEDRGAWVISSGGTGRWHPIGAFGARLADVAFGQFDPNKRDHRPGATRRTTHAFLRGADGQWFVTALAQPDWQPVQSSGKPMSELRFGDFTGDGVTDVLSVDGGRWAISESARGTWQRINQHHGDAVGSLFIADLNHNNIDDLIRLEAIGAAAAGSGGARLTWWVSDDGRGRWRRLKTYNFQAIFEGRLPTLFGLAGRFGAAPGGGVLVGDFKRFGHFFSEAEIAAGASPDWTSTFQY; encoded by the coding sequence ATGCTTAAACTTTTGTGTACGGTGACTTTGGCGGCAGTTCTCGTTGCTGAACAGGCGAGCGCGCAGACGGCTGACGTAGATCAGGCGGCAGAGGTGGAACAAACGGAAATCGGCGTCGTGCCGTCCGTGGGCGGGTGCCCGGTCGATCCCGCGCCAGAAATCATCGAGATTCGGGAAGCGGATCCTGCTGCCGACAAGGTAAAGCACGATGAGATGCGGCAGCTTCTTTTCGACACAGCGCAGAAGGCGAATACGACGATCCTGCTTGGTCCGAACGTCGTGCTGGATTTCTCCGACGCGCCGGGGCTTGTGCCCGTGAGCTTCGGCCCCTGCGTGACGCTCAAGAGCGTGGCTTCCTTTCCGCCACGTCCCACCGGAACGATCCTTTCGCGCACGGCGCCTGCTTTTGCCAAGCGCCTGGGTCCCGGAGATGTGATCGACCTCTCCGATCTGGTCTTGGAGCAGCCCCGGCCGGAGCTTCCCGTCGGCTCAGCCCGCACGCCTAGTTCGCCCGGCCCCCTACTCAAATTCGGCAAGCATGGGCGGGACGTCGCAAGCTCCTTCCTGTCCATCCGTTGCGATGAGGGCGACGATACGCCGAGCGACCACGTCCGCCTTTCAGGCTTCCGAGTGGAAGGTCCGAGCCGCGGTCAGCAGACGGTCGACCAGTTCGGCATCTTCATATTCCGGTGCCTCGACATCGAAATCGCCAATATGGAGGTCGCCGGCTGGGGCGGCGCGGCGATACGCGTACTCGATGGCGGCGGCCACGGGCCCGGCCAGGAACCGCCCTCCAACCGTCCGGGCGACAGGATCGGCCGGCCGGAGCAGGTCCGCATCCTGAACAACTATATTCATCACAACCAGCATGAATCGTCCGAGGAAAACGACGGAGACTCGAACCCCTTCACGCAGCATGCGGCGGGCTATGGCGTGGATGTCCACCACGGCGCATGGGCCCAGATCACCGAAAACCTGTTCGACTTCAACCGCCATGCGATCGCCTCGTCAGGCCATGCCGGCGGTTATGATGCGACTCGAAACCTCGTCCTAAAGGGCGGCGGCTATCACGGCAGGATGTTCAATACCTGGACGCATATTTTCGATATCCATGGCACCGGCTGCATCGCCTACAGCTGCGGCCAGGCGGCAGTACAGTCCTGGTTCACCGACAACGCTTTCCAGTACCGCAACGACAATGCCATCAAGATCAGGGGAAAGCCCCATGTCGCGGCATACATTCGCGGCAACGTATTCCCGCATGAAGGGTTGGAGGACGATTGGGGTGACGATGCCATCGCGCTGCAGACCACGCAGAACGTCCATATCGGGTCGGGCAACATCATCGAAACCGATACTTATGGCCGCTATGGCGTGTGCGACTTCGATGCTGACGGCGTCGATGATCTCTTCCTCGCCAGCCGCGCCGGCTTCTGGTTCTCCAGCTTCGGCGAATTTCCATGGGTGTATCTCGGCCCGCAAAAAGACAAGCTCGGCGACATTCGCCTAGGCTATTTCGACGCCGACCAGCGCTGCGACGTGCTGGCGGAGGATCGCGGGGCGTGGGTGATCTCGAGCGGCGGCACGGGACGCTGGCACCCGATCGGCGCCTTCGGCGCCAGGCTCGCCGACGTGGCCTTCGGTCAGTTCGACCCCAACAAGCGCGACCATAGGCCGGGCGCGACACGCAGGACCACGCACGCCTTTCTGCGCGGCGCGGATGGCCAATGGTTCGTAACCGCCTTGGCTCAGCCCGACTGGCAGCCGGTGCAAAGCTCGGGCAAGCCGATGAGCGAACTTCGTTTTGGCGACTTCACCGGCGACGGCGTAACCGACGTGCTCTCGGTGGACGGCGGCCGGTGGGCGATTTCGGAAAGCGCGCGCGGGACATGGCAGCGCATAAACCAGCACCATGGCGACGCGGTGGGATCGCTGTTCATCGCCGACCTCAATCACAACAACATTGACGATCTGATCCGCCTCGAGGCCATCGGCGCAGCCGCGGCCGGGTCGGGAGGCGCCAGGCTGACCTGGTGGGTGTCGGATGACGGGCGCGGGCGGTGGCGCCGGCTCAAGACTTACAATTTCCAGGCCATCTTCGAGGGGAGACTGCCCACCCTCTTCGGCCTCGCCGGTCGTTTCGGCGCAGCTCCCGGCGGCGGCGTGCTGGTAGGCGACTTCAAGCGCTTCGGCCATTTCTTCAGCGAGGCCGAAATCGCTGCCGGCGCTTCGCCCGACTGGACGAGCACGTTCCAATACTGA
- the moaB gene encoding molybdenum cofactor biosynthesis protein B, translating into MSRLDETRPFIPVRIAVLTVSDTRTLADDKSGQTLADRITEAGHVLADRAIVTDDREKIRETVLSWSRDEKIDVVITTGGTGFTGRDVTPDALEPIFEKRMDGFSEVFHRISYDKIGTSTVQSRATGGVVNATFIFVLPGSPGACKDAWDGILKPQLDYRHMPCNFVEIMPRLDEHLKRGKA; encoded by the coding sequence ATGTCCCGGCTTGACGAGACCCGCCCCTTCATTCCGGTCCGCATCGCGGTGCTCACCGTGTCGGACACGCGCACGCTGGCGGACGACAAATCCGGCCAGACGCTCGCCGACCGCATCACGGAAGCCGGCCACGTCCTTGCCGATCGCGCCATCGTCACCGACGACCGGGAAAAGATCCGCGAAACCGTGCTTTCATGGTCGAGGGATGAAAAGATCGACGTGGTCATCACGACCGGCGGCACCGGCTTCACCGGCCGCGACGTAACGCCCGATGCGCTGGAGCCGATCTTCGAAAAGCGCATGGACGGCTTTTCGGAAGTCTTCCACCGCATCTCCTACGACAAGATTGGCACCTCGACCGTCCAGAGCAGAGCGACGGGCGGAGTCGTCAACGCCACCTTTATCTTCGTGCTGCCCGGCTCGCCCGGCGCCTGCAAGGACGCCTGGGATGGAATTTTGAAGCCGCAGCTCGACTACAGGCACATGCCCTGCAACTTCGTTGAGATCATGCCGAGGCTGGACGAGCATCTGAAGCGTGGGAAAGCTTAG
- a CDS encoding 4-(cytidine 5'-diphospho)-2-C-methyl-D-erythritol kinase — protein MDLSTASLAEHAPAKINLALHVTGSRPDGFHLIESLAVFTQVGDCVTVAAASEDSFSASGPFGAEIPLDGGNLVVRARDVSRAAFPALARSSVSISVEKNLPIASGIGGGSSDAAATLRALVRHWRIETDVDALCGLGLRLGADLPMCLASRPLIARGIGEKIEPLIAFPALHMVLVNPGVAVSTPDVFRALESHENPGLSSLPFFDRPFGDVCGWLAATRNDLQAPAMSIAPVISEALEALESAGAGFARMSGSGATCFGLFETAGAAARAADEIRARQSGWWVVATESIASKDSADVPA, from the coding sequence GTGGACCTCAGCACAGCATCACTGGCCGAGCACGCGCCGGCCAAGATCAATCTCGCTCTGCATGTCACCGGCAGCCGGCCGGATGGTTTTCACCTGATCGAAAGCCTGGCCGTGTTCACGCAGGTCGGCGACTGCGTGACGGTAGCCGCCGCTTCCGAGGATTCCTTTTCGGCCAGCGGCCCGTTCGGCGCCGAGATCCCGCTCGATGGCGGCAATCTCGTGGTGCGAGCGAGGGATGTGTCGCGTGCAGCCTTCCCGGCGCTTGCACGCAGTTCCGTCTCGATCAGCGTCGAAAAGAATCTGCCGATTGCTTCCGGTATTGGCGGCGGGTCGAGCGACGCGGCGGCGACATTGCGCGCACTCGTCCGTCATTGGCGGATCGAAACGGATGTAGACGCGCTCTGTGGCTTGGGCCTTCGGCTCGGGGCCGACCTGCCCATGTGCCTTGCTTCCCGACCGCTGATCGCACGCGGCATCGGCGAAAAGATCGAGCCCCTCATCGCCTTCCCGGCCCTGCACATGGTGCTGGTCAATCCGGGCGTGGCGGTGTCGACACCTGATGTTTTCCGCGCACTCGAATCGCATGAGAACCCCGGCCTGTCATCTTTGCCCTTCTTCGACCGTCCCTTTGGCGACGTCTGCGGCTGGCTCGCGGCCACCCGCAACGACCTGCAAGCTCCCGCAATGTCCATCGCACCCGTCATCTCAGAGGCTCTCGAAGCGCTGGAATCCGCCGGCGCTGGTTTCGCCCGCATGTCCGGTTCAGGGGCCACCTGCTTCGGCCTGTTCGAGACAGCAGGCGCTGCCGCCCGCGCCGCAGACGAAATCCGCGCGCGCCAATCCGGATGGTGGGTGGTCGCCACCGAAAGCATTGCCTCGAAGGATTCTGCCGATGTCCCGGCTTGA